The DNA segment GGCGACCGCCACCTGGCCGCGGACCAGGTGCACGGCCGACGGGTCGTCGGCGACGAGCCCGGCGACCTCCGCCACGATCTCCAGCGGCTCGGTGGCCATCGGCAGCACCCGGCCGGTGACGCCGAGCACCTCGCCGAGCAGGCCGAGGCTGGTGACGAGGTCGCCGGTGACCTCGAAGAGTGCGGCGAGCACGAGGTTGCCGACCGCGTGCCCGGCAAGCGCGCCGGCGCCGGCGAACCGGTGCTGGACGACCTGCTGCCAGACCGCTTCGGTGTCGGTGCTGCCGGCGAGCGCGCAGAGCGCCATCCGCAGGTCACCGGGGGGCAGCACGCCGAGCTCGGCCCGCAACCGGCCGCTCGACCCTCCGTCGTCGGCGACGGTGACGACGGCGGTGATGTCGTCGGTGACCTGGCGCAGGGCTGCGAGCGAGGCGGCGAGGCCGTGCCCGCCGCCGAGCGCCACGACCCGGGGCCCTCTCACTCCGGTCCCCCGCTGGGGCGCGACCGCAGCGAGGCACTCCGCGCGGTGCTCACTCCCGCCCCACGTCGCGGTGGCCGGTCTGCACGTCGAGACCCGCGGCAGCGAGCCGGCGGGCCAGCTCCTCGGCGATGACGACGCTTCGATGCTTCCCGCCGGTGCAGCCGACCGCGAGAGTGAGGTACTGCTTGCCCTCCCGGCGGTAGCCCTCGGCCATGACCTGCAGCACGTCTTCGAACCGCTCGAGGAACGCCTCCGCGCCGGGCTGCCCGAGCACGTAGTCGCGGACGGCCTGGTCGCGCCCCGTGAGCGGCTGCAGCTCGGGAATCCAGTGCGGGTTGGGCAGGAACCGGCAGTCGACGACCAGGTCCGCATCGACCGGCAGGCCGTACTTGTAGCCGAAGGACACGACGTTCGTGCGCAGCGGCTGCTGGCCCTCCTCCTGGAAGGCGGCGGCGATCTTCGCCCGCAGCTCGTGGACGTTCGTCACGCTGGTGTCGATGACCAGGTCGGCCTCGCCCTTGAGGTCGCGGAGCAGGTCGCGCTCGCGGGCGATGCCGTCGACGAGGCGGCCGTCACCCTGCAGCGGGTGCGGGCGGCGGACCGAATCGAACCGGCGTACGAGCACGTCGTCGGAGGCCTCGAGGAACAGCACCCGCGCGTGGCAACCCCTGCGCTCCAGATCGTCGAGCGCCTCCCGCAGGTTGACGCGGAACGCCCAGCTGCGCACGTCGACGACGACGGCGATCCGGGAGACCGAGCCGCGCGATCGGCTGCCGAGGTCGACCATCGTCGGGATCAGCTCCGGCGGCAGGTTGTCGACGACGTACCAGCCGAGATCCTCCAGGCACTTCGCGGCGGTGCTGCGACCCGCGCCGGACAGCCCGGTGACGACCACCAGGTCGAGGCTGCCGGTCGTCATCCCTCGCCGCTCCCCTCGACCAACCCGTCACCGATCGACGTCGAGACTGCCACCGCGCCGGCCTCCGTGTCTTGCCGCTGCGGCAAACCTCCGCCGTCCGCGAGGATCTCGCCGGTGGCGGGATCGACGGCGACGGGCGGTTCGACGCCGGCGAGCGCGCTGCACACCGCCGCGGCGGTCGCCGGACCGATGCCCGGCACCTCCGCGATCTGCTCGACCGTCGCCTGCCGCAACCGCTTGACCGACCCGAAATGGCGAAGCAGCGCCTTGCGCCGCGTCTCACCGAGACCGGGTACGCCGTCGAGTGCACTGGCGGTCATCGACCGGGACCGCTTCTGCCGGTGGTAGGTGATCGCGAAACGGTGCGCCTCGTCGCGCACCCGCTGCAGCAGGTAGAGCGCCTCGCTGGTGCGCGGCAGGATCACCGGGTCGGGGCGGTCGGGCAGCCACACCTCCTCGAGCCGTTTCGCCAGCCCGCAGAGGGCGACGTCGTTGACCCCGGCATCGGCGAGCGCGGCCGCGGCGGCCGCGACCTGCGGGGCCCCGCCGTCGACCACGACGAGGTTCGGCGGGTAGGCGAAGCGCCGGGCGCGACCGGTCTCCGGGTCGATCAGTGCCGGCCCCACGCTGACGTCGAGCTCGCCGGTGCGGGCTCTTTCCTCGACGTAGCGGCGGAACCTGCGGCCCACGGCCTCCCGGATGCTGGCGACGTCGTCCTGGCCGGCGACCCCGCGGATCTGGAAACGCCGGTAGTCGGACTTGCGCGGCAGCGCGTCTTCGAAGACGACCATCGACGCCACCACGTCGCTGCCCTGCAGGTTGGAGACGTCGAAGCACTCGATGCGCAGCGGCGCCTCGTCGAGGTCGAGCGCGTCCTGGATCTCCTGCAGGGCAAGGCTGCGCGCGGTCAGGTCGCTGGCGCGTCGCATCCGGTGCCGCTGCAGCGACTCCGCCGCATTACGGGTGACGGTGTCGAGCAGTGCCCGCTTGTCACCGCGCTGCGGCACCCGCAACGACACCCGGCCGCCGCGGACGATCTCCAGCAGCTCGGTCACGACCTCCGGGTCCGGCGGCAGCGTCGGGACCAGCACCTCGCGCGGCACCTCGTGGCCCTCGTCGAGGTAGGCCGTCGACAGGAACTGCTCCACGAGCCCGTCCAGACCATCGCCGCCCTCGGGGTCGGTCTCCTTGTCGACGACCCAGCCGCGCTGCCCGCGAACCCGGCCGCCGCGGACGTAGAAGACCTGAACGGCGGCCTCGAGCTGGTCCTCGGCGAACGCCACGACGTCGGCGTCGGTCCCGTCGCCGAGGACGACGGCCTGCTTCTCGACGGCGCGCTCGAGCGCGCGGATGTCGTCGCGCAGGCGGGCCGCGCGCTCGTAGTCCTGAGCGTCGGAGGCGGCCTTCATCTCCAGCTGAAGCCGGCGCAGGTACTTCTGCGTCTGGCCGGCCATGAAGTCGCAGAAGTCCTCGACGATCTCGCGGTGCTCCTCGACGCCGACCCAGCCGACGCACGGCGCGGAGCACTTGCCGATGTAGGCCAGCAGGCACGGCCGCCCGCTGCGCTGTGCCCGGTGGA comes from the Mycobacteriales bacterium genome and includes:
- the rapZ gene encoding RNase adapter RapZ; amino-acid sequence: MTTGSLDLVVVTGLSGAGRSTAAKCLEDLGWYVVDNLPPELIPTMVDLGSRSRGSVSRIAVVVDVRSWAFRVNLREALDDLERRGCHARVLFLEASDDVLVRRFDSVRRPHPLQGDGRLVDGIARERDLLRDLKGEADLVIDTSVTNVHELRAKIAAAFQEEGQQPLRTNVVSFGYKYGLPVDADLVVDCRFLPNPHWIPELQPLTGRDQAVRDYVLGQPGAEAFLERFEDVLQVMAEGYRREGKQYLTLAVGCTGGKHRSVVIAEELARRLAAAGLDVQTGHRDVGRE
- the uvrC gene encoding excinuclease ABC subunit UvrC; this encodes MADPASYRPAPGSIPDQPGVYRFRDEHGRVIYVGKAKSLRSRLSSYFQDIVHLHPRTQTMVRAAASVDWVVVGTEVEALQLEYSWIKEYDPRFNIRYRDDKSYPWLAVTVGDEVPRIRVMRGAKRKGVRYFGPYSHAWAIRETLDLLLRVFPARTCSDGVFHRAQRSGRPCLLAYIGKCSAPCVGWVGVEEHREIVEDFCDFMAGQTQKYLRRLQLEMKAASDAQDYERAARLRDDIRALERAVEKQAVVLGDGTDADVVAFAEDQLEAAVQVFYVRGGRVRGQRGWVVDKETDPEGGDGLDGLVEQFLSTAYLDEGHEVPREVLVPTLPPDPEVVTELLEIVRGGRVSLRVPQRGDKRALLDTVTRNAAESLQRHRMRRASDLTARSLALQEIQDALDLDEAPLRIECFDVSNLQGSDVVASMVVFEDALPRKSDYRRFQIRGVAGQDDVASIREAVGRRFRRYVEERARTGELDVSVGPALIDPETGRARRFAYPPNLVVVDGGAPQVAAAAAALADAGVNDVALCGLAKRLEEVWLPDRPDPVILPRTSEALYLLQRVRDEAHRFAITYHRQKRSRSMTASALDGVPGLGETRRKALLRHFGSVKRLRQATVEQIAEVPGIGPATAAAVCSALAGVEPPVAVDPATGEILADGGGLPQRQDTEAGAVAVSTSIGDGLVEGSGEG